The genomic DNA TTCAATTGGACCTACTACTTCAATATCTGTTTTTATAATTCTTTTCATAAATCCATTTAGATAACGTTTTGATGAAACTTTATCATCGCCATTATCTATTACCAATAACTTTTCTCCTGTTCTAAGCAAGTTTAGCATAATGCCAGCAGCTATTTTTCCTTGTTTTTCATGATCTGGACCAACGTGTGCTATATCCTCATGAAGTCTTATTCCCAAAGATATAATCCTTAATTTTTTTAAATATGGTTTTAATATCTCATAGGCTTTTTTCTTATCTAGTGGAGTTATTATAATTCCGTCTAAATCTTTTCTTCTGACTATTTTTTCTAGCTCTTTTATTTGAGCTTTTGGATCATTAATATCAGTAGTAACTGTCTCTATATTATAATTGTAAGCTTTAAATTCTCTTACAGATTCTTCAATTCCTCTTTTTATCTCATAAGTATAAAACTGATTTTTAGAGTCTACTACTAGAGCACATACTTTTTTCCCTTTTTTGCTCCCTAAAGAACTTCCAATATAATTCTTTTCGTAGTTAGTTTCTTTTACCAATTCTAATATTTTTCTTTTAGTTTCCTCTTTTATTAATGAACTACCGTTTATAGCTCTAGCTACAGTAGTTCTACTAACTCCAAGCCTCTCAGCTATTTCTTTTTGTGTTATCATAGTTTCTCCTTTATCGCCTTTTTGTTCACGTGTTCATTAATTTTAATAATAATATAGCCTTTTTTTCATCTTTTGTCAATAAAATTTTTAAAAGAAATATATTGTTTTAGAACATAAAGAACTTAAAAAATATTATTTAAACTTAAAAAATATTATTTAAACTTAAAAAGCTAACAAAAAAATTTGCATATACATATTCTTGAGTTTTTTAATAAATTTTTTGTTTTTTAGTAACCTATGTTACCATTTTTTTTAGAATTTTATGTTAACATAAATTATAAAATAATTTTAAGAGGTGAATTATATGAATTTTATTAAAAATTTAGAAATGTCAAAAATCATTAATTTAAAAGATCAAGTTGAATATATTCCAAATCAACACTCTATGAAATTTATTGCTCAAAACAATAATTTATCATTAATTTTGCTATCATTAGATGAAAATGTGACTATTCCTACTCATCATACTACAGGGGACGCCTTGATTTTTATACTAGAAGGTGAAGGTATATTTAATTTAAATGGAACAGATTTTAATTTAAAAATTGGTGAAACTATTGTAATTCCTGCTAATATGCCACATAGTGTCAAGGGTAAAACAAAACTAAAATTTTCTTTAACTATAGTAAAATAATTACATATATATTCTTTAGTAAAAAAATAAAGATTTTTCTTTATTTTGATGCTCTATCTATGCTAAAATAGATTCATAATGAATAATAAGGAGTAACAAATGAAAAAAACTAAAATTTTATTTTACGATATGAAAGATTACGATATAGAATTCTTTACTAAATATGGGAAGAACTACAACTTTGAAATGAAATTTTTAAAGGTAAAGTTATCTGAAGAAACTGCTTATCTATCAAGGGGATTTGATGTGGTATCAGCTTTTACAAATGATGATATTAATAAAAATACAATAGATATATTAGCAAAAAATAATATAAAACTTTTAGCTATGAGATGTGCTGGATTTAATAATGTTTCTTTAAAAGATATAAAAAATAGATTTCAAGTAGTTAGAGTTCCTGCATATTCTCCATATTCAATTGCTGAATATACAGTTGCTATGATTTTAGCTGTAAATAGAAAAGTTCATAAGGCATATATTCGTACTAGAGAAGGTAATTTTTCAATAAATGGACTTATGGGATTTGATTTATATAATAAAACAGTTGGAATTATTGGTGCTGGAAAAATAGCTCAAATATTAATTAAAATTTTAAAAGGATTTGGAACTAATATAATTGCCTATGATCCTTACCCTAATTATGAAATAGCTAAGGAACTAGGATTTGAATTTGTAGATTTAGATACTATATATGAAAAGTCAGATATTATTTCACTAAATTGCCCTTTAACTAAAGATACAAAGTACATGATTAATCGAACTTCAATAAATAAAATGAAAGATGGAGTTATCCTTGTAAATACAGGTAGAGGTATGCTAATTGATTCAGTAGATTTAGTAGAGGGATTAAAAGATAAAAAAATTGGAGCTGCTGCTTTAGACGTATATGAAGAAGAGGAAGAGTATTTCTTTGAAGATAAATCTAGCCAAGTTATTCAAGATGATATCTTAGGAAGATTATTATCTTTCCACAATGTACTTATTACTTCTCATCAAGCATTTTTTACTAAAGAAGCTGTAGAAGCAATAACTGTTACAACTTTAGAAAATATAAAAGACTTTATTGAAAATAAACCACTAAAAAATATAGTACCACAAGACAATAATTAATAAAAAAAGGCTGAACATTTCTATTACTTGAGATATCTCAAATAAAATAGATTGTTCTAGCCTTTTTTTATATAAATATAAGAGTTATTGCCATTACAAACATTCCAGCTACTAGTGCATATGTTCCTATATGATTATCTCCTTTTTGTGCTGAAGGTATTAACTCATCTAATGAAACATAAACCATTATTCCTGCTACTATAGCTAAAACAAATCCAAAGATTGCATCATCTAAATAGTCCTTTAATGCCCAATAACCTAAAAGTGCACCTAAAGGTTCTGACATTCCTGATAAAAGTGCCGCTCCAAATGCTTTTTTCTTGTTTGACGTAGCATAATATATAGGAGCTGATACAGCTATTCCCACTGCGACATTGTGTATTGCTATAGCTACCGCAACAGAAATACCCAGTTTTGTATCTTTTAATGCAGAAGTAAATATTGCAAACCCCTCTGGAAAATTATGAATTGCTATTGCTATAGCTGTCATTATTCCCATTCTATACATAGATGCATCTTTTTCTTTGCTATCATGTATATGATGATGGCTGTCATGATGATGAGGTAAACAAAACTTTTCTGTTATCAACATAAATATTATTCCGCCAAAAAAAGCACCACTTGCTATTAATTTTCCTTTTACACCTGGAAACATTTGCTCAAGACTTTCCATTGATTCTGGTAAAATCTCTACAAATGCTGCATATAGCATAACACCAGCTGCAAATCCAACCGAACAGGAAAAGAAATTTGTATTCTTCCTACTTCCAATAAATCCTAAAAGCCCTCCAACTCCCATTGCAAGACCAGCCAGGAGTGTAAGTATAAAAGCTACAATTAAATTTTCTAACTCCATGTCTATTCCTCTTTTCTAATAATCTGTATAAAAAAAGTATACCATAAAACTTTTACAATTAATACTACAAAAAACTCTTATATTTAAAAATATTTTTTCAATTTTAACCTAGTAATTTCCTATAAAAAAATAAAAAGAGTTGCAAGTACAACTCTTTTATCAGTTAGTGGTCTATTTTTCATATCTTGTCCAAATTTGTTTTTTACCTAAAATACCAGCTTTATCTATTGATCCTTTTACTAAAAGTGTTCCATCTTCTCTTAACTTCATATAGCTATTATAAGTTTTTCCATTTGTAGGAACATAAATTTTTCCATTTTCAAATTTATCATCTTTTTCAACATAATCAAAACCACTTACAAAATCTATTCCTCTTAGTAGACGCTTTTGCAAGTTTGGATCAGGATTTTTAAGGTCCATTTTCTCTTGTCCAGCATATTCTCCTTCTGTATATATTGGCATTGTTAGTTCTACAATTTTTCCATTATATTTTCCTTCTTGTGTCTTATATATTTCTACTATTATTTGATTTCCATTTTCTGCTTTTTCAGTTATCCATTTCCCTAAGACATCTTCACTATTAGCAAATAAACAAGTTGATAAAAGTATTGTTAAAGCAATAATTATTTTTTTCATAAATCCTCCTGTTAAATAAAATTACAGGTGTATTATATCATAATCTTTCACTCTATTCTAGTCTTTTTATTATACATAAAAAAATGCACCTATTTAAAATAAGTGCATTTAAATTTTTTAGTTTTATTCTCTATGTTTTATAATTTTTAATTCTAATAATTTATTAAAATTAGCTTCTATAAACTTATCTGTAATTCTACAAGTTTGAGTTTTTTCAACTAAAGGTGCTGCTTTTCCAGTACAGTTGATATCTATTCTTTCTTCCATACCTTCAAATACTTCTCCTCTTTTTAGTGCTGCTGCTAGAAGCTCCATATCAAATCCTTCTTTAAAATCATTAAAATTTTTACTTCTTATCATGATATCTCCTCCATATATAACTATTTTATAAAATTAAGTTGCTATATTTCAGCGGAGCCATCCATTCCCTTTAAATTTTTTAATAGCCAAAGTTTTTTACGAGCTGCATATGTTTTTTTCAAATTTCTTTTATACATCTTTACCCCTCCTTAGCTATAAAAAATTGTTACATTTTTATACCTTAATTAAATTATACTCTTATTTTACTTTTTTGTCAACAACTATCACTATTCACTTTTTATATTTTTACAAATAACTAATACATATATATTTTCTACCATTGGATCGTCAGCTAGATGTGAGCATAGACTTCTTAATGTTGCACCAGTACTATATAAATCATCAACTAGAAGAATATTCCCCTTTTTTCTTAACTTTCTCTCTTTACTGATACTATTTTTAAAAATTTCTACTTTTTTATATTCAGGAAGAGCTTTGATCTCATTTGGAGTTAATTTTCTAAAAAAATCTAAAGATATTGGCTTATTTAGGGCTTCTCCTAAATGTTTTACTATTTGAAATAATGGCTGAGTTGTACGTTCATGAGCTGGTGGTGTTGCTATTATTCCATCTATTTTATCATCTATCTTCCAGGTATTTTTTATAAAATCCACAGCAATATCAGCTATATCAGCAGCCTTTTTATACTCTTTATGGTACTTAAGAGCATTCATCAATTTACCTATTTCACTGTATTTTACATCAAAGATAGGATACCCGAATATATCTTCACCTTTATACCTACTCTCTAGCATAAAATAGTCTAACACATATCCCTCTTTCCAATTTCCTTCTATTACCATTGGATTAATTTCTAACATATACCCTCCTAATTTCAATGTTTTTTCCTTGTATACATTATACCATTTTTTATGATTAAAAATCAAATAAAGTGTTTCTTTTTTCCTCATATTTTTTTGAAAATTCACTTTTTTTTCAAAAAAACACTTGATATTCTGCTATTAATGGGGTATAATTAGCTTAATTGTTCAAATTGCTGAATTTGTTTCAAATTCTACTATTCTGAACGAGAAGTTTTTTATTTTTGGAGGTTATAAAATGTTAAAAGGGACAGTTAAATGGTTTAACAAAGAAAAAGGATTTGGTTTTTTAACTAGTGATGAGGGGAATGATTATTTCGTACACTTCACTGGAATAGTAGGAGACGGTTTCAGAAGCCTAGAAGAAGGTCAAGCAGTTGTATTCGAAGTTACTGAAGGTAAAAAAGGGCCTATGGCTGTAGACGTAAAAACTGCTTAGTTTCGTCTAGTTCATTATAAAAAAAATATTTTTACCAAATAAAAGAACCCCTCACTCGAGGGGTTTTTTCTTATTTAGCACATTCAAATTTCATTCCTTCAGTTCTTGTAATATTCATATTATTGTCTACAATTAGAACCTCTAGATTATTTTTTTCTGCAAATTCCATAATTTCTCCTGTATGCATTGTGAAAAATGCTGTTGAATACATATCAGATAAAAAGGCATTGTCCGAAATAACTACAATCATCTTTTTTCCTTCTACTGGATATCCTGTACTCTTATCTAAAATATGGTGATATCTTTTTCCATTGATTTCAATATAAGTTTGATAATCTCCAGATACTCCCATACCTTGATTGTCAAGTTCTACTATTCCTAAAAGTTTTTTAGGATCTTGAGGATTTTCTATCCCTATTCTCCAACTTTTTCCATCAGGTTTTGTATTAATTGTCTCAATACTTGAGATAGAAGATATAAAGGCACTTTCTATTCCCATATCTTTTAATACACCTTTAGCTTTTTCAACTGCATAACCTTTTAAAAATGAACCTGTATCTAACTCTATATCATCTTGTGCATAATATAGCTCGTTTCCATCTAATATAACTTTTGTAAAATCAACTTTAGCCAATGCTTCTTGAAGTTCTGTAAAACTTGGAACATCACTACGTTCTTTCTCTCCAAAATTCCATACCTCTAAAACTGGTGCAATAGTTACATCATAATAACCATTTGATAGTTCATAGATATTTTTTAAATTTTGAATAAGATATACTCCTTCATCATCTAAAGTAACTTTTTTAACAGCTCCACTATTTAGCTGTTCTATTAAGCTGCCTTTTACTTTGCTGTTATACTTGTGGTCGATTCTTTCTATTTCATTGAATGCTGCTTCCATTGCTTTTTTAGCAGCAGCTTCATCTTTGTCATAAATAGTTATTGCAATGTGAGTTCCAAATAAGAATTTATCTCCTTGGATTTTTTTGCTCTCAGTATTTTCTTTCCCACACGCAAGAATAAAAATTGGCAATAAGATAATAGCCAAAATTTTTCTTATCATCTCTATTCACCAACTTTAGAATCAACTATCTCATAACCGATTTTTCCATCGATAATTTCTCTTAATGCTTTCTTTACATTTGTGTCTTTTTTACTGCATTTAGTAAGTACAGGTGATCCATTTGCTATTTCTCTAGCTCTTTCACCACTAACTATAGTTAAAATATATTTGTTTGGTATTCTTTCTAATAACTCATCATATATTATTTCTTTTCTCATCTTTTTCAACTCCTATTGTCTTCCTTCTTCAATTATTTTTCTAAGTGCAGCACAAGATTCTTCAACAGTATTATTGATTATAGTAACTGCATAATACTTTTCATATTCTAATTCTTTAAGAGAGTTTCTAAGTCTTAACTGGATAGTTTCTTCACTATCTGTTTTTCTTCCTCTCAATCTTTTTTCAAGTTCTTCTTTTGTAGCAGTTTTAAAGAATACAAGATAGGCATCAGGATATTGCTCCTTAACTTGAAGTCCTCCTTGAACATCTATTTCTAATATAACATCTTCTCCATGTAGAAGTCTAGCCTCAACTTCAGATTTTAATGTCCCATAATAATTTCCATGCACAGTTGCATATTCTAAAAATTCTCCATTTTTTTCCTTAGCTAAAAATTCTTCTTTTGTTAAGAAATAATAATCTCTTCCATTTACTTCGCCCTCTCTTGGAGCTCTAGTAGTTGCAGAAGTAGCTAAGTTTATTCCAAGTGCTTTGCGTACTAGTCTACAAATTGTAGATTTACCAGCACCACTTGGACCTGACACTACATATAGATGTCCTTTTTCTCCTCTACTCATCCTTATCTCCTTTCTCAATTCTTGCAGATATTGTCTCTGGGTTAATTGCTGACATTATAACATGATTAGAATCAGTTATTATAAGAGTTTTTGTCTTTCTTCCTAGAGTGGCATCAATAAGCCTATTCTGCTGTTTTGCTTCATCTCTGAGCCTCTTACTTGGAGCTGAATCAGGATTTATGATAGCTATTACTCTACCTTCCATTACCATATTTCCAAATCCTATATTAAGTGGTTTCATCGCTCCTCCTACTCTATATTCATTGCTTGTTCTCTTATTTTTTCTAATTCATTTTTGCTTTCCACTATAAGCTTTGAAATTTCATATAAATTAGATTTTACCCCTGTGGTATTTAATTCACGGTATATCTCTTGTAAAATAAAATCGATTTTCTTTCCAACAGGTTCATCATTTGTATCAAGATCTTTTTTTAGTTGCACAAGATGACTGTCAAGTCTTGAAATTTCTTCTGATATATCAGATTTATCTGTAAATAAAAGTATTTCTTTTAAGATATCTTCCTCTTTAAATTCGATATCTCCTCTTATAGCATCTAATCTTTCTAATAATTTAGTTTTATAATTTTCTACTACGACATTTTTATATTTTTTTATTTCAGATATTTTCTCTTCTAAAATCTCAACTCTTTCAGCTAGATATTTTTTTAGTCTATTTCCTTCATCTTCTCTAGTTTGAATAAAAGGAACTAACATCTCTCTAACTTTGCCCAATATAAAACTACTATATTCCTCTTCATCTATTTCAACATCATTTTTCTTTATGACATTTAAATTTCTAACTAAAATATCCATTTTATTTGTGAATTTCTCTTGAAATTCATTTTCCATTTCTAAGAGTACATTCATATATGCTTTACTTTGAGCCTCATCATAATCAAATATATTATTACCCATATCTCTTAGATCATTAAATTCAATCTTTACATCTAATGAACCTCTGCTAACTTTAGAGGCTATCTCGGCTCTTATAGCACCCTCTAAAAAATTAAGATTGTATGGAAGTTTTATTTTTAAATTCAAATTTTTATTATTTACACTTTTTATTTGCATATTCAAAGAAAAGTTTTCATCTTGGTAAACCAATTTTGAATATCCTGTCATACTTCTCATCCGCTACCTCCAGAAAGACATGATAGATAGATGAATAGGCGACAGTGTCGCCTATTCTAACTATATATTAAATTTATTCTATTTCATCAAGTCATCTTCTATAACTTTAGCTCTTACTTTTTTGTAAGCGTTAAATCCTGTTCCAGCCGGTATTTTCTTACCGATGATTACATTTTCTTTAAGTCCTTCCAAATAGTCAACTTTTCCTTCGATAGCTGCATTTGATAAAACTTTTGTAGTTTCTTGGAATGACGCTGCAGAAATGAAACTTCCTGTATTAACAGCAGCTTTTGTAATACCTTGAATTACTGGTTCATAAGTAATTAATGGTTTTCCAATAGCTTTTAATCTTTCATTTTCAGCATCTACTAGTGTTCTTTCTACAACTTCATCTTCTAAGAATAATGAAGCTCCCGATTCAACTACTTTTACTTTCTTAAACATTTGTTTAACTATAATTTCAATGTGTTTATCATTTACTGTAACACCTTGATCTCTATACACTTGTTGTACAGACTCAAGTATGAACTGCTCAGCTGCTACAAGACCTTTGATATTTAAGATGTCAAATGGAGAAATAGCTCCTTCTGTTATCTTATCTCCAGCTTTTACTAACATACCGTCAGTTACTATTAGACGATCTCCAACTGGTACTAGGTATTCTTTGTACATTCCTGGTTCTGTAATAGATTTAACAAGAACAACTCTCATACCTTTCTTTTTCTTACCAGTTACTTCTACCTTACCTTCTACTTCAGTAAGCATAGCTTTTCCTTTTGGATTTCTTGCTTCAAATAGCTCTTGAACTCTTGGAAGACCTCCAGTGATGTCTTTGTTTCCAGCTCCATGTTTGATGATTTTTGCGATAATTTGACCTTTTTTAATTGTGTCTCCTTCTCTTACCATCAAATATGCTCCAAATGGAATTGTATAGTTTCCTCTTAGATCTCCGTCCTCATTAAATACAACAACTCTAGGGTTGATATCTCCTGATTCTACTGGTTTAACTGCCATGTATTCTGTAACGTCATATTTTTCGTCATAGTTTTCTTTAACGAATAGTTCTCTATATTCAACTCTTCCGTCTTGGTCAGCAATAATAGGTATGTGGAATGGATCAAATGTAACTAGTAAGTCTCCTTCGTTAACCATTTGTCCCTCTTGAACTTTTAATACTGATCCTGATGGAATTTCATAGTCATAGTTTCCTATAATTAATTTAGCTGATTGGCTAACTACAACATCTTCACCAGTTTTGTCATTTTTCAATGTTTTTACATCTCTAAATACAACTTTACCACTGTTGTCAGCTTTTGTTCCTGTTACTACTTCAGCTGCTGTTGCAACTCCTCCAGTATGGAACGTTCTCATTGTAAGCTGTGTACCTGGTTCTCCGATTGATTGAGCTGCAACAACTCCAACGGCTTCTCCAAGTAAGATTTCTTTGTGGTTAGAAAGGTCCATACCGTAACATTTTCTACATACTCCTTTTTCAAGAGAACATGTTAATGGCGATCTGATTTTTACCTTTTTAACTCCAGCTTCTTCTATTTTCTTTATGATTTCTTTTCCAATCATAGTATTTCTTTCAGCAATTACAACTCCATCTACTACAAGGTCGTCTGCTAAAACTCTACCATTGATTCTTTCTTTTAATTCTTCGATTACTTTACCATCTGATACTAGATCTCCAACTTCGATTCCTTCTGTAGTTCCACAATCTTCAGCATTAACTATAACTTCATGTGAAATATCAACAAGTCTTCTTGTTAAGTATCCTGAATCGGCAGTTCTTAGGGCAGTATCTGCTAGACCTTTTCTAGCTCCGTGTGATGACATAAAGAATTCTAATACTGTTAGTCCTTCACGGAAGTTAGCTTTGATCGGTACTTCGATGATTCTTCCTTGCGTATCGGCCATGTTTCCTCTCATTGCCGCAAGCTGTCTCATTTGAGACTCGTTACCTCTGGCTCCTGAAGTCGCCATCATGTAAACTGGGTTGAATTGATCTAGACCGTTCATCATTGCGTCTCCTACCGCTTTAGTAGCTTGAGACCAAACAGTGATTGTTTTTCTATATCTTTCTTCGTTGATGATTTTTCCTGCTTTATAATCAGCTTCAATTTCAGCAACTTCTCTATCTGCTGCATCAAGAATATCTTTCTTGCTAGCTGGGATTTCTAGGTCTTCTATACCTACTGATACCCCTGCCATAGCACCATAGTGATATCCGAAGTTTTTGATTTTATTAATTAATTCAGCTGTTTCAGCAAATCCGTGTTCATCATATAATTTAGCAATTAATTTTTTAAGTTGTTTTTTACCAAAAGTTTCATGATATTGTTTATCTACATCTGGTAAAAGTTCATTAAACATAAGTCTTCCTGGAGTAGTTTCTACCATTTCTCCATTTATTCTTACTTTAATAATAGCATGTGTTTCTATAACACCATTATTATAAGCTGTTAGAGCTTGATCGATGTTTGAGAACATCTTTCCTTCTCCTTTTGCTCCTGGTCTTTCTTTTGTCATATAGAAACATCCCATAACCATGTCTTGAGATGGAACTGCTATTGGTTCTCCATTAGATGGAGAAATAATATTATTTGGTGCAAGCATTAGAAGTTTTGCTTCCATTATAGCTTCTGGTGAAAGCATTAAGTGAACAGCCATTTGGTCTCCGTCAAAGTCCGCATTGAATGCTGAACATACCAACGGATGTAGTCTTATTGCTTTTCCTTCTATAAGTACTGGTTCAAATGCTTGTATTGAAAGTCTGTGAAGAGTCGGAGCTCTGTTTAATAAAACAGGGTGATCTTGAATAACATCTTCGATTACGTCCCATACTCTGTCATCTGCATCTTCAACAAGTTTTTTAGCAGTTTTTATATTAGTAGCAAGTTCTCTTTTTACAAGTTCTCTCATAATGAAAGGTTTGTATAATTCAAGAGCCATCTTTTTAGGAATTCCACATTGATTCATTTTTAATGATGGTCCTACAACGATAACCGATCTTGCTGAGTAGTCAACCCTTTTTCCAAGTAGGTTTTGTCTAAATCTACCTTGTTTTCCTTTTAACATATCAGATAGTGATTTTAACTCTCTGTTGTTTTGAGCAACTACTGGTTTTCCTCTTCTACCATTATCTATTAAAGCATCTACTGCTTCTTGAAGCATTCTTTTTTCGTTTTTAACAACGATTTCAGGTGCTCTTTTTTCTAATAGTTTTTTAAGTCTGTTATTTCTATTAATAACTCTTCTATATAAATCATTTAAATCAGAAGTAGCAAATCTTCCACCATCTAATTGAACCATAGGTCTTAAATCAGCTGGTATAACTGGAACATTTTTCAATATCATCCATTGAGGTTGATTTTCAGAAGATAAGAAGTCTCTTACTATTTTAAGTCTTTTTACTATCTTCTTTCTCTTTTGAGCAGAACTTACATCTTCTAACTCTTTTTCTAATTCATCTTTTAATTTATCTAAATCAAGTTTTTCTAATAACTTTAATACAGCTTCTGCTCCCATTAAAGCTTCAAATTTATTTCCGTATAATTGTTTGTATAATTTATACTCTTTTTCAGTAAGTATTTTACCTTCTTTTAAGTTGCTCTCTCCAGATTCTGTAACTATATATCTAGCGAAGTAAAGTACAGACTCAAGTTCTTTTGGAGATAATCCGATTATAAGTGCCATTTTGTTTGGTGTTCCTTTAGAATACCAAATATGAGCAACTGGAGCAGCTAGAGAAATGTGTCCCATTCTCTCTCTTCTCACCTTAGATTTAGTTACCTCAACCCCACATTTTTCACAAACTAAACCTTTATATCTCATTCTTTTATATTTTCCGCATCCACATTCCCAGTCTTTTACTGGTCCGAAAATTCTTTCGCAGAAAAGTCCATCATTTTCGGGATTTAAAGTTCTATAGTTTATAGTTTCAGGTTTTGTAACCTCTCCGTGCGACCATTCTTCGATCTTTTCAGGAGATGCCAATCTAATTCTTATTTTCTCAAAACTTCTAATTTC from Fusobacterium hominis includes the following:
- the rpoC gene encoding DNA-directed RNA polymerase subunit beta' produces the protein MEIRSFEKIRIRLASPEKIEEWSHGEVTKPETINYRTLNPENDGLFCERIFGPVKDWECGCGKYKRMRYKGLVCEKCGVEVTKSKVRRERMGHISLAAPVAHIWYSKGTPNKMALIIGLSPKELESVLYFARYIVTESGESNLKEGKILTEKEYKLYKQLYGNKFEALMGAEAVLKLLEKLDLDKLKDELEKELEDVSSAQKRKKIVKRLKIVRDFLSSENQPQWMILKNVPVIPADLRPMVQLDGGRFATSDLNDLYRRVINRNNRLKKLLEKRAPEIVVKNEKRMLQEAVDALIDNGRRGKPVVAQNNRELKSLSDMLKGKQGRFRQNLLGKRVDYSARSVIVVGPSLKMNQCGIPKKMALELYKPFIMRELVKRELATNIKTAKKLVEDADDRVWDVIEDVIQDHPVLLNRAPTLHRLSIQAFEPVLIEGKAIRLHPLVCSAFNADFDGDQMAVHLMLSPEAIMEAKLLMLAPNNIISPSNGEPIAVPSQDMVMGCFYMTKERPGAKGEGKMFSNIDQALTAYNNGVIETHAIIKVRINGEMVETTPGRLMFNELLPDVDKQYHETFGKKQLKKLIAKLYDEHGFAETAELINKIKNFGYHYGAMAGVSVGIEDLEIPASKKDILDAADREVAEIEADYKAGKIINEERYRKTITVWSQATKAVGDAMMNGLDQFNPVYMMATSGARGNESQMRQLAAMRGNMADTQGRIIEVPIKANFREGLTVLEFFMSSHGARKGLADTALRTADSGYLTRRLVDISHEVIVNAEDCGTTEGIEVGDLVSDGKVIEELKERINGRVLADDLVVDGVVIAERNTMIGKEIIKKIEEAGVKKVKIRSPLTCSLEKGVCRKCYGMDLSNHKEILLGEAVGVVAAQSIGEPGTQLTMRTFHTGGVATAAEVVTGTKADNSGKVVFRDVKTLKNDKTGEDVVVSQSAKLIIGNYDYEIPSGSVLKVQEGQMVNEGDLLVTFDPFHIPIIADQDGRVEYRELFVKENYDEKYDVTEYMAVKPVESGDINPRVVVFNEDGDLRGNYTIPFGAYLMVREGDTIKKGQIIAKIIKHGAGNKDITGGLPRVQELFEARNPKGKAMLTEVEGKVEVTGKKKKGMRVVLVKSITEPGMYKEYLVPVGDRLIVTDGMLVKAGDKITEGAISPFDILNIKGLVAAEQFILESVQQVYRDQGVTVNDKHIEIIVKQMFKKVKVVESGASLFLEDEVVERTLVDAENERLKAIGKPLITYEPVIQGITKAAVNTGSFISAASFQETTKVLSNAAIEGKVDYLEGLKENVIIGKKIPAGTGFNAYKKVRAKVIEDDLMK